A single window of Salvia splendens isolate huo1 chromosome 6, SspV2, whole genome shotgun sequence DNA harbors:
- the LOC121808363 gene encoding 6,7-dimethyl-8-ribityllumazine synthase, chloroplastic-like, translating into MASFAASSSLFSSISLRTQVKPSPSHCRCISFNNNDKQTNQQKGLGLWGEKAGKRESFSQTSAVRHLTGSLTSAEGLRFAIVVARFNEIVTRTLLEGALDTFKRYSVKEEDIDVVWVPGSFEIGLVAEKLGKSRKYQAVLCIGAVIRGDTSHYDAVANSAASGVLSAGLSSGVPCIFGVLTCDDMDQALNRAGGKAGNKGSETALTAIEMASLFEHHLKC; encoded by the exons ATGGCTTCATTTGCTGCAAGTTCATCTCTCTTCTCTTCAATTTCGCTCCGCACTCAAGTAAAGCCTTCACCCTCCCACTGCCGCTGCATTTCCTTTAACAACAACGATAAACAAACCAATCAACAAAAAG GTTTGGGATTATGGGGCGAGAAGGCTGGAAAGAGAGAATCATTCTCTCAGACTTCAGCTGTTCGACATTTGACCGGCTCGCTTACCTCAGCCGAGGGGCTCCGTTTTGCTATT GTGGTGGCGCGCTTCAATGAGATAGTCACCAGGACACTTTTGGAGGGAGCATTGGATACTTTCAAGAGATACTCGGTTAAAGAGGAAGATATTGAT GTTGTATGGGTTCCCGGTAGCTTTGAAATCGGCTTAGTTGctgagaagctcggaaaatcaagaaaatatcAGGCCGTCTTGTGTATTGGGGCTGTG ATTAGAGGCGATACGTCCCACTATGATGCTGTTGCAAATTCTGCTGCTTCTGGAGTATTGTCTGCTGGTCTAAGTTCAG GTGTCCCTTGCATATTTGGGGTTTTGACGTGCGATGACATGGACCAG GCTCTAAATCGAGCTGGTGGTAAGGCGGGAAACAAGGGCTCTGAAACGGCATTGACAGCT ATTGAGATGGCATCTCTGTTTGAGCATCATCTAAAGTGTTGA
- the LOC121808362 gene encoding inactive glucose-1-phosphate adenylyltransferase small subunit 2, chloroplastic-like isoform X4, which translates to MPVLCSWCILPKTGATSPSSLLVKSSQNPDCLNSLFPPASQSVAAIVFGDQSPQSRLYPLTKRRSEAAVPIAGNYRLVDAVLSNCINSNITKIYALTQFNSTSLNSHIARAYSGARLSKDGFVEVIAAYQSPDDNGWFQGTADAIRRCLWVLEEYPVDEFLILPGHHLYRMDYQKLIDAHRRSKAHITVSLFSTAKNEDLGFGIFKLNAQNAVLGFRENEEDSNHHFQANKHDGDEFPSMGIYVINRDVMRMLLTEAFPNVNDLKSHVIPGAISLGMKINGYLFDGYWEDMRSIEAYYRANMETIRRANAMYNFYDRDSPLYTLPRHLPPTLVRDAVITDSIIGDGCILSKCRIKGTVVGIRTRIGDNAVVEDSVIMGSDTYDHNGTSDGEATGIPIGIGDGSHIRKAIIDKHARIGKNVMIINKDNVQEGNREANGYIISGGIIVVIRSAMIPDGTIL; encoded by the exons ATGCCTGTGCTCTGTTCATGGTGCATCCTTCCCAAGACTGGCGCGACTTCTCCTTCGAGTTTGTTGGTCAAGAGCTCGCAGAATCCGGATTGCTTGAACTCCCTTTTCCCACCAGCAAGCCAG AGTGTTGCAGCAATTGTGTTTGGAGACCAGTCCCCGCAGTCGAGACTCTACCCGCTGACAAAGAGGAGATCGGAGGCTGCAGTCCCTATAGCTGGGAACTACAGGCTGGTTGATGCTGTATTGAGCAACTGCATCAACAGCAACATAACCAAAATCTATGCGCTCACGCAGTTCAACTCAACTTCTCTCAACTCCCACATTGCACGGGCCTACTCTGGTGCGCGCCTCTCAAAGGATGGGTTCGTGGAGGTCATTGCAGCGTATCAGAGCCCAGATGACAATGGCTGGTTTCAG GGAACTGCAGATGCAATTAGGAGGTGTCTGTGGGTTCTTGAGGAGTATCCTGTCGACGAGTTCTTGATTCTTCCTGGCCACCATCTCTACAGAATGGACTATCAGAAACTCATAGACGCCCACCGGAGAAGCAAGGCACACATAACTGTCTCTTTGTTTAGCACAGCCAAGAATGAGGATCTTGGATTTGGGATTTTCAAACTCAATGCTCAAAATGCAGTTCTTGGGTTCAGAGAGAATGAAGAGGATTCCAACCATCATTTTCAGGCCAAtaagcacgatggagatgagTTTCCGAGCATGGGAATCTATGTCATAAACAGAGATGTGATGAGAATGTTGCTGACAGAGGCTTTCCCAAATGTGAATGACTTGAAAAGCCATGTAATCCCAGGTGCAATCTCTCTTGGAATGAAG ATCAATGGCTATCTGTTTGATGGTTACTGGGAGGATATGAGAAGCATAGAGGCATATTATCGCGCGAATATGGAAACCATTAGAAGGGCAAACGCAATGTATAA CTTCTACGATAGAGACTCGCCTCTCTACACGCTGCCACGCCATCTGCCTCCAACTCTTGTAAGGGATGCAGTCATCACGGATTCCATCATCGGAGATGGTTGCATTCTTAGT AAATGCAGGATCAAAGGCACTGTGGTAGGCATAAGAACAAGGATAGGAGACAATGCTGTGGTTGAGGATTCAGTTATCATGGGATCTGATACATATGATCAT AATGGTACGAGTGATGGTGAAGCCACTGGTATTCCTATTGGCATTGGTGATGGCTCACACATACGGAAGGCGATCATCGATAAACATGCAAGAATCGGGAAAAATGTCATG ATTATAAATAAGGACAATGTGCAGGAAGGAAACAGGGAAGCAAATGGCTACATAATTTCAGGGGGAATAATTGTGGTTATAAGAAGTGCAATGATCCCAGATGGAACTATACTTTAG
- the LOC121808362 gene encoding inactive glucose-1-phosphate adenylyltransferase small subunit 2, chloroplastic-like isoform X1 — MPVLCSWCILPKTGATSPSSLLVKSSQNPDCLNSLFPPASQSVAAIVFGDQSPQSRLYPLTKRRSEAAVPIAGNYRLVDAVLSNCINSNITKIYALTQFNSTSLNSHIARAYSGARLSKDGFVEVIAAYQSPDDNGWFQGTADAIRRCLWVLEEYPVDEFLILPGHHLYRMDYQKLIDAHRRSKAHITVSLFSTAKNEDLGFGIFKLNAQNAVLGFRENEEDSNHHFQANKHDGDEFPSMGIYVINRDVMRMLLTEAFPNVNDLKSHVIPGAISLGMKINGYLFDGYWEDMRSIEAYYRANMETIRRANAMYNFYDRDSPLYTLPRHLPPTLVRDAVITDSIIGDGCILSVSKHIKSLCLILLYCFSLIDVCVHFPLCRTQKCRIKGTVVGIRTRIGDNAVVEDSVIMGSDTYDHNGTSDGEATGIPIGIGDGSHIRKAIIDKHARIGKNVMIINKDNVQEGNREANGYIISGGIIVVIRSAMIPDGTIL, encoded by the exons ATGCCTGTGCTCTGTTCATGGTGCATCCTTCCCAAGACTGGCGCGACTTCTCCTTCGAGTTTGTTGGTCAAGAGCTCGCAGAATCCGGATTGCTTGAACTCCCTTTTCCCACCAGCAAGCCAG AGTGTTGCAGCAATTGTGTTTGGAGACCAGTCCCCGCAGTCGAGACTCTACCCGCTGACAAAGAGGAGATCGGAGGCTGCAGTCCCTATAGCTGGGAACTACAGGCTGGTTGATGCTGTATTGAGCAACTGCATCAACAGCAACATAACCAAAATCTATGCGCTCACGCAGTTCAACTCAACTTCTCTCAACTCCCACATTGCACGGGCCTACTCTGGTGCGCGCCTCTCAAAGGATGGGTTCGTGGAGGTCATTGCAGCGTATCAGAGCCCAGATGACAATGGCTGGTTTCAG GGAACTGCAGATGCAATTAGGAGGTGTCTGTGGGTTCTTGAGGAGTATCCTGTCGACGAGTTCTTGATTCTTCCTGGCCACCATCTCTACAGAATGGACTATCAGAAACTCATAGACGCCCACCGGAGAAGCAAGGCACACATAACTGTCTCTTTGTTTAGCACAGCCAAGAATGAGGATCTTGGATTTGGGATTTTCAAACTCAATGCTCAAAATGCAGTTCTTGGGTTCAGAGAGAATGAAGAGGATTCCAACCATCATTTTCAGGCCAAtaagcacgatggagatgagTTTCCGAGCATGGGAATCTATGTCATAAACAGAGATGTGATGAGAATGTTGCTGACAGAGGCTTTCCCAAATGTGAATGACTTGAAAAGCCATGTAATCCCAGGTGCAATCTCTCTTGGAATGAAG ATCAATGGCTATCTGTTTGATGGTTACTGGGAGGATATGAGAAGCATAGAGGCATATTATCGCGCGAATATGGAAACCATTAGAAGGGCAAACGCAATGTATAA CTTCTACGATAGAGACTCGCCTCTCTACACGCTGCCACGCCATCTGCCTCCAACTCTTGTAAGGGATGCAGTCATCACGGATTCCATCATCGGAGATGGTTGCATTCTTAGTGTAAGCAAACATATCAAAAGTTTATGTCTCATTCttttatattgtttttcatTGATTGATGTATGTGTGCATTTTCCTTTGTGTCGAACGCAGAAATGCAGGATCAAAGGCACTGTGGTAGGCATAAGAACAAGGATAGGAGACAATGCTGTGGTTGAGGATTCAGTTATCATGGGATCTGATACATATGATCAT AATGGTACGAGTGATGGTGAAGCCACTGGTATTCCTATTGGCATTGGTGATGGCTCACACATACGGAAGGCGATCATCGATAAACATGCAAGAATCGGGAAAAATGTCATG ATTATAAATAAGGACAATGTGCAGGAAGGAAACAGGGAAGCAAATGGCTACATAATTTCAGGGGGAATAATTGTGGTTATAAGAAGTGCAATGATCCCAGATGGAACTATACTTTAG
- the LOC121808362 gene encoding inactive glucose-1-phosphate adenylyltransferase small subunit 2, chloroplastic-like isoform X3, whose protein sequence is MPVLCSWCILPKTGATSPSSLLVKSSQNPDCLNSLFPPASQSVAAIVFGDQSPQSRLYPLTKRRSEAAVPIAGNYRLVDAVLSNCINSNITKIYALTQFNSTSLNSHIARAYSGARLSKDGFVEVIAAYQSPDDNGWFQGTADAIRRCLWVLEEYPVDEFLILPGHHLYRMDYQKLIDAHRRSKAHITVSLFSTAKNEDLGFGIFKLNAQNAVLGFRENEEDSNHHFQANKHDGDEFPSMGIYVINRDVMRMLLTEAFPNVNDLKSHVIPGAISLGMKINGYLFDGYWEDMRSIEAYYRANMETIRRANAMYNFYDRDSPLYTLPRHLPPTLVRDAVITDSIIGDGCILSVSKHIKSLCLILLYCFSLIDVCVHFPLCRTQKCRIKGTVVGIRTRIGDNAVVEDSVIMGSDTYDHNGTSDGEATGIPIGIGDGSHIRKAIIDKHARIGKNVMVRCKIDDIC, encoded by the exons ATGCCTGTGCTCTGTTCATGGTGCATCCTTCCCAAGACTGGCGCGACTTCTCCTTCGAGTTTGTTGGTCAAGAGCTCGCAGAATCCGGATTGCTTGAACTCCCTTTTCCCACCAGCAAGCCAG AGTGTTGCAGCAATTGTGTTTGGAGACCAGTCCCCGCAGTCGAGACTCTACCCGCTGACAAAGAGGAGATCGGAGGCTGCAGTCCCTATAGCTGGGAACTACAGGCTGGTTGATGCTGTATTGAGCAACTGCATCAACAGCAACATAACCAAAATCTATGCGCTCACGCAGTTCAACTCAACTTCTCTCAACTCCCACATTGCACGGGCCTACTCTGGTGCGCGCCTCTCAAAGGATGGGTTCGTGGAGGTCATTGCAGCGTATCAGAGCCCAGATGACAATGGCTGGTTTCAG GGAACTGCAGATGCAATTAGGAGGTGTCTGTGGGTTCTTGAGGAGTATCCTGTCGACGAGTTCTTGATTCTTCCTGGCCACCATCTCTACAGAATGGACTATCAGAAACTCATAGACGCCCACCGGAGAAGCAAGGCACACATAACTGTCTCTTTGTTTAGCACAGCCAAGAATGAGGATCTTGGATTTGGGATTTTCAAACTCAATGCTCAAAATGCAGTTCTTGGGTTCAGAGAGAATGAAGAGGATTCCAACCATCATTTTCAGGCCAAtaagcacgatggagatgagTTTCCGAGCATGGGAATCTATGTCATAAACAGAGATGTGATGAGAATGTTGCTGACAGAGGCTTTCCCAAATGTGAATGACTTGAAAAGCCATGTAATCCCAGGTGCAATCTCTCTTGGAATGAAG ATCAATGGCTATCTGTTTGATGGTTACTGGGAGGATATGAGAAGCATAGAGGCATATTATCGCGCGAATATGGAAACCATTAGAAGGGCAAACGCAATGTATAA CTTCTACGATAGAGACTCGCCTCTCTACACGCTGCCACGCCATCTGCCTCCAACTCTTGTAAGGGATGCAGTCATCACGGATTCCATCATCGGAGATGGTTGCATTCTTAGTGTAAGCAAACATATCAAAAGTTTATGTCTCATTCttttatattgtttttcatTGATTGATGTATGTGTGCATTTTCCTTTGTGTCGAACGCAGAAATGCAGGATCAAAGGCACTGTGGTAGGCATAAGAACAAGGATAGGAGACAATGCTGTGGTTGAGGATTCAGTTATCATGGGATCTGATACATATGATCAT AATGGTACGAGTGATGGTGAAGCCACTGGTATTCCTATTGGCATTGGTGATGGCTCACACATACGGAAGGCGATCATCGATAAACATGCAAGAATCGGGAAAAATGTCATGGTACGTTGCAAGATCGATGATATATGTTAG
- the LOC121808362 gene encoding inactive glucose-1-phosphate adenylyltransferase small subunit 2, chloroplastic-like isoform X2 codes for MVHPSQDWRDFSFEFVGQELAESGLLELPFPTSKPAIVFGDQSPQSRLYPLTKRRSEAAVPIAGNYRLVDAVLSNCINSNITKIYALTQFNSTSLNSHIARAYSGARLSKDGFVEVIAAYQSPDDNGWFQGTADAIRRCLWVLEEYPVDEFLILPGHHLYRMDYQKLIDAHRRSKAHITVSLFSTAKNEDLGFGIFKLNAQNAVLGFRENEEDSNHHFQANKHDGDEFPSMGIYVINRDVMRMLLTEAFPNVNDLKSHVIPGAISLGMKINGYLFDGYWEDMRSIEAYYRANMETIRRANAMYNFYDRDSPLYTLPRHLPPTLVRDAVITDSIIGDGCILSVSKHIKSLCLILLYCFSLIDVCVHFPLCRTQKCRIKGTVVGIRTRIGDNAVVEDSVIMGSDTYDHNGTSDGEATGIPIGIGDGSHIRKAIIDKHARIGKNVMIINKDNVQEGNREANGYIISGGIIVVIRSAMIPDGTIL; via the exons ATGGTGCATCCTTCCCAAGACTGGCGCGACTTCTCCTTCGAGTTTGTTGGTCAAGAGCTCGCAGAATCCGGATTGCTTGAACTCCCTTTTCCCACCAGCAAGCCAG CAATTGTGTTTGGAGACCAGTCCCCGCAGTCGAGACTCTACCCGCTGACAAAGAGGAGATCGGAGGCTGCAGTCCCTATAGCTGGGAACTACAGGCTGGTTGATGCTGTATTGAGCAACTGCATCAACAGCAACATAACCAAAATCTATGCGCTCACGCAGTTCAACTCAACTTCTCTCAACTCCCACATTGCACGGGCCTACTCTGGTGCGCGCCTCTCAAAGGATGGGTTCGTGGAGGTCATTGCAGCGTATCAGAGCCCAGATGACAATGGCTGGTTTCAG GGAACTGCAGATGCAATTAGGAGGTGTCTGTGGGTTCTTGAGGAGTATCCTGTCGACGAGTTCTTGATTCTTCCTGGCCACCATCTCTACAGAATGGACTATCAGAAACTCATAGACGCCCACCGGAGAAGCAAGGCACACATAACTGTCTCTTTGTTTAGCACAGCCAAGAATGAGGATCTTGGATTTGGGATTTTCAAACTCAATGCTCAAAATGCAGTTCTTGGGTTCAGAGAGAATGAAGAGGATTCCAACCATCATTTTCAGGCCAAtaagcacgatggagatgagTTTCCGAGCATGGGAATCTATGTCATAAACAGAGATGTGATGAGAATGTTGCTGACAGAGGCTTTCCCAAATGTGAATGACTTGAAAAGCCATGTAATCCCAGGTGCAATCTCTCTTGGAATGAAG ATCAATGGCTATCTGTTTGATGGTTACTGGGAGGATATGAGAAGCATAGAGGCATATTATCGCGCGAATATGGAAACCATTAGAAGGGCAAACGCAATGTATAA CTTCTACGATAGAGACTCGCCTCTCTACACGCTGCCACGCCATCTGCCTCCAACTCTTGTAAGGGATGCAGTCATCACGGATTCCATCATCGGAGATGGTTGCATTCTTAGTGTAAGCAAACATATCAAAAGTTTATGTCTCATTCttttatattgtttttcatTGATTGATGTATGTGTGCATTTTCCTTTGTGTCGAACGCAGAAATGCAGGATCAAAGGCACTGTGGTAGGCATAAGAACAAGGATAGGAGACAATGCTGTGGTTGAGGATTCAGTTATCATGGGATCTGATACATATGATCAT AATGGTACGAGTGATGGTGAAGCCACTGGTATTCCTATTGGCATTGGTGATGGCTCACACATACGGAAGGCGATCATCGATAAACATGCAAGAATCGGGAAAAATGTCATG ATTATAAATAAGGACAATGTGCAGGAAGGAAACAGGGAAGCAAATGGCTACATAATTTCAGGGGGAATAATTGTGGTTATAAGAAGTGCAATGATCCCAGATGGAACTATACTTTAG
- the LOC121806729 gene encoding uncharacterized protein LOC121806729 isoform X1, giving the protein MSSYDKSDVAEREVRDRGEKEENKDEEKGGFLDTVKGFIHDIGEKIEGAVGFGKPTADVTEIHIPHISMEKAEIVVDVLVTNPNPVPIPLIDINYLIESDGRKLVSGLIPDAGTIHAHGSETVKLPLCLIYDDIKSTYDDIQPGSVIPYRVKVDLIVDVPVFGRLTFPLEKTGEIPIPYKPEIDLDKIKFDKFSFEETSATLHLKLGNQNDFDLCLNDIGFEIWLCDVSIGSADLSKPTNIEKKGTGFIDVPITFRPKDCGSALWDMIRGRGTGYAIKGNVNVDTPFGPMKLPITKEGGETRLKKNKEDGGDDDDDDEVFL; this is encoded by the coding sequence ATGTCGTCTTACGATAAGTCTGATGTGGCCGAAAGGGAAGTGAGGGACAGAggggagaaagaagaaaataaagatgAGGAGAAGGGTGGCTTTTTGGACACGGTTAAAGGTTTCATCCACGACATTGGTGAGAAAATCGAGGGAGCAGTCGGATTTGGGAAGCCAACTGCAGATGTTACTGAGATCCACATCCCTCATATCAGTATGGAGAAGGCCGAGATAGTTGTGGATGTCCTTGTCACGAACCCGAATCCTGTTCCAATCCCCCTCATCGACATAAACTATTTGATCGAAAGCGATGGGAGGAAGCTGGTCTCTGGGTTGATTCCCGATGCAGGGACAATCCACGCACATGGCTCTGAAACTGTCAAGCTGCCACTTTGTCTTATATACGATGATATCAAGAGCACGTACGATGATATCCAACCTGGGAGTGTGATTCCTTACAGAGTTAAGGTCGACCTCATTGTGGATGTGCCCGTGTTTGGCAGGCTTACTTTTCCCCTCGAGAAGACCGGGGAGATCCCCATTCCTTACAAACCAGAGATTGATCTCGACAAGATTAAATTCGATAAATTCTCTTTTGAAGAAACCAGTGCCACGCTTCATTTGAAGCTGGGAAACCAGAATGACTTCGACCTATGCCTTAATGACATTGGATTTGAGATTTGGCTATGCGATGTGAGCATTGGCAGCGCTGATCTCAGCAAGCCTACTAATATCGAGAAGAAGGGGACGGGCTTCATTGATGTTCCCATCACGTTTAGGCCCAAGGACTGTGGCTCTGCCCTTTGGGATATGATACGAGGAAGGGGGACAGGGTACGCCATAAAAGGTAATGTCAATGTGGACACGCCTTTTGGGCCTATGAAGCTTCCGATTACCAAGGAGGGTGGCGAAACTCGTCTCAAGAAAAACAAGGAAGATGGGggcgatgatgatgatgatgatgaggtaTTCTTATAA
- the LOC121806729 gene encoding uncharacterized protein LOC121806729 isoform X2, with amino-acid sequence MSSYDKSDVAEREVRDRGEKEENKDEEKGGFLDTVKGFIHDIGEKIEGAVGFGKPTADVTEIHIPHISMEKAEIVVDVLVTNPNPVPIPLIDINYLIESDGRKLVSGLIPDAGTIHAHGSETVKLPLCLIYDDIKSTYDDIQPGSVIPYRVKVDLIVDVPVFGRLTFPLEKTGEIPIPYKPEIDLDKIKFDKFSFEETSATLHLKLGNQNDFDLCLNDIGFEIWLCDVSIGSADLSKPTNIEKKGTGFIDVPITFRPKDCGSALWDMIRGRGTGYAIKGNVNVDTPFGPMKLPITKEGGETRLKKNKEDGGDDDDDDEE; translated from the exons ATGTCGTCTTACGATAAGTCTGATGTGGCCGAAAGGGAAGTGAGGGACAGAggggagaaagaagaaaataaagatgAGGAGAAGGGTGGCTTTTTGGACACGGTTAAAGGTTTCATCCACGACATTGGTGAGAAAATCGAGGGAGCAGTCGGATTTGGGAAGCCAACTGCAGATGTTACTGAGATCCACATCCCTCATATCAGTATGGAGAAGGCCGAGATAGTTGTGGATGTCCTTGTCACGAACCCGAATCCTGTTCCAATCCCCCTCATCGACATAAACTATTTGATCGAAAGCGATGGGAGGAAGCTGGTCTCTGGGTTGATTCCCGATGCAGGGACAATCCACGCACATGGCTCTGAAACTGTCAAGCTGCCACTTTGTCTTATATACGATGATATCAAGAGCACGTACGATGATATCCAACCTGGGAGTGTGATTCCTTACAGAGTTAAGGTCGACCTCATTGTGGATGTGCCCGTGTTTGGCAGGCTTACTTTTCCCCTCGAGAAGACCGGGGAGATCCCCATTCCTTACAAACCAGAGATTGATCTCGACAAGATTAAATTCGATAAATTCTCTTTTGAAGAAACCAGTGCCACGCTTCATTTGAAGCTGGGAAACCAGAATGACTTCGACCTATGCCTTAATGACATTGGATTTGAGATTTGGCTATGCGATGTGAGCATTGGCAGCGCTGATCTCAGCAAGCCTACTAATATCGAGAAGAAGGGGACGGGCTTCATTGATGTTCCCATCACGTTTAGGCCCAAGGACTGTGGCTCTGCCCTTTGGGATATGATACGAGGAAGGGGGACAGGGTACGCCATAAAAGGTAATGTCAATGTGGACACGCCTTTTGGGCCTATGAAGCTTCCGATTACCAAGGAGGGTGGCGAAACTCGTCTCAAGAAAAACAAGGAAGATGGGggcgatgatgatgatgatgatgag GAGTGA
- the LOC121806415 gene encoding guanosine nucleotide diphosphate dissociation inhibitor 1-like codes for MDEEYDVIVLGTGLKECILSGLLSVDGLKVLHMDRNDYYGGESTSLNLIQLWKRFRGSDKPPAHLGASRDYNVDMIPKYIMANGTLVRALIHTDVTKYLSFKAVDGSFVYNKGKIHKVPATDMEALKSPLMGIFEKRRARKFFIYVQDYKENDPKTHEGMDLTRVTTKELIAKYGLDDNTVDFIGHALALHRDDNYLTEPALDTVKRMKLYAESLARFAGGSPYIYPLYGLGELPQAFARLSAVYGGTYMLNKPECKVEFDEEGKVCGVTSEGETAKCKKVVCDPSYLSNKVRKVGKVARAIAIMSHPIPNTNDSNSAQVILPQKQLGRKSDMYLFCCSYSHNVAPKGKYIAFVSTEAETDNPHSELKPGIDLLGPVDEIFFETYDRFEPVNEPSLDNCFISTSYDPTTHFESTVDDVLNMYTLITGKVLDLNVDLSAASAAEE; via the exons ATGGATGAAGAGTACGATGTGATAGTGCTTGGAACCGGTCTCAAGGAATGCATCCTCAGCGGTCTTCTCTCTGTCGATGGCCTTAAG GTTCTGCACATGGATCGCAATGACTACTATGGTGGGGAGTCAACTTCACTTAATCTTATTCAG CTTTGGAAGAGGTTTAGGGGAAGTGACAAGCCTCCAGCTCACTTGGGTGCTAGCAGAGATTATAATGTTGATATGATCCCTAAG TATATTATGGCAAACGGTACTCTTGTTCGCGCCCTTATCCACACCGACGTAACTAAGTATTTGTCCTTCAAAGCTGTTGATGGAAGCTTTGTGTACAACAAAGGAAAG ATTCATAAGGTGCCTGCAACTGATATGGAGGCCTTGAAATCTCCTCTCATGGGCATCTTTGAAAAGAGGCGTGCAAGGAAATTTTTCATTTATGTCCAAGATTACAAAGAAAACGATCCTAAAACACACGAAGGCATGGATTTGACAAGAGTAACCACTAAAGAACTCATTGC AAAGTATGGTCTTGATGACAACACCGTTGATTTCATTGGTCATGCACTAGCGCTCCATAGAGATGACAATTACTTAACTGAACCAGCATTGGACACTGTAAAAAGAATGAAG CTTTATGCAGAGTCTCTAGCACGTTTTGCTGGAGGGTCACCATACATATATCCTCTGTACGGCCTTGGAGAGCTTCCCCAG GCATTTGCTCGTCTAAGTGCTGTATATGGTGGAACCTACATGTTGAACAAGCCCGAGTGCAAG GTCGAGTTTGATGAGGAAGGCAAGGTGTGTGGTGTTACATCCGAAGGGGAAACAGCCAAGTGCAAAAAAGTTGTATGTGACCCCTCCTACCTGTCAAAcaag GTTAGGAAGGTTGGCAAAGTTGCTAGAGCTATTGCTATCATGAGCCACCCTATTCCAAACACCAATGATTCCAATTCAGCACAAGTTATCCTACCCCAGAAGCAGTTGGGTCGCAAATCAGACAT GTATCTGTTCTGCTGCTCCTATTCTCACAATGTTGCCCCAAAAGGGAAGTACATTGCTTTTGTCTCGACTGAAGCAGAAACTGATAACCCCCATAGTGAACTCAAACCTGGTATTGATCTTCTAGGACCTGTGGATGAGATATTCTTTGAGACTTATGACCGATTTGAACCAGTCAACGAGCCTTCTCTAGACAACTGCTTCATATCAACA AGTTATGATCCTACCACTCATTTTGAGTCTACCGTCGATGATGTGCTGAATATGTATACCCTGATTACAGGAAAG gtTCTGGATCTTAATGTTGACTTAAGTGCTGCAAGTGCTGCTGAAGAATGA